The following are encoded together in the Lactuca sativa cultivar Salinas chromosome 1, Lsat_Salinas_v11, whole genome shotgun sequence genome:
- the LOC122195063 gene encoding secreted RxLR effector protein 161-like has protein sequence MKRISYASTVGSIRYAMTCTRPDVAYAISITSSYQANLGEKHWAAVKNILTDLRRTKDMFMVYGGVEEELTVRCYTGRCYTGAGFNTDRGNLRSQSRYVFTLNRRAISWKSSKQEVVALSTTESEYIVACEAAQEVDSVRKFISDLGVVPSIKSSIKILCDNIGSTAIAREPMVTKKTRHIQ, from the coding sequence ATGAAACGCATATCGTATGCTTCAACAGTAGGTTCAATTaggtatgctatgacatgtacaaGGCCGGATGTAGCTTATGCTATTAGTATAACTAGTAGTTATCAAGCTAATCTTGGCGAAAAGCATTGGGCGGCTGTTAAAAACATACTTACAGACTTAAGAAGAACTAAAGATATGTTTATGGTCTATGGAGGAGTTGAAGAAGAGCTTACGGTAAGATGTTACACTGGAAGATGTTACACTGGGGCTGGTTTCAACACTGATCGAGGTAACTTACGATCACAGTCGCGATATGTGTTCACACTTAATCGAAGAGCCATTTCCTGGAAGAGTTCAAAGCAAGAAGTGGTTGCACTTTCTACAactgaatcagagtacatagttgCATGTGAAGCGGCTCAAGAAGTTGATTCAGTGAGGAAATTCATCAGTGATCTGGGTGTTGTTCCAAGCATCAAAAGTTCCATTAAGATACTTTGTGACAACATTGGTTCCACTGCTATCGCAAGAGAGCCTATGGTTACCAAAAAGACTAGACACATTCAGTGA